ACTTAAAAGGAAAAGTTGTTTCTGTTGGTGAAGCAGGCTCAGGTACACGTGCAAATGCTGAGCAAATTCTTGAAGTACACGGTTTAACACTTGATGATTTACAAGTTCGTAACTTAGATTTTGGTGATTCTACAACTGGTATTCAAGACGGAACGATTGATGCTGCGTTTATTACAGCTGGTACTCCAACTGGTGCCGTTGAAGGTTTAGCAGCAACAGAAGATATCGTCATCGTGCCTATTGCGGAAGACAAAATCAATGAAATCATTGAAAAGTATCCTTACTATGCAAAAGATGAAGTACCTGCTGGAACTTACGGCATTGAAGAAGCTGCACCTACTGTAGCAGTTCAAGCGATGCTTGTTGTTCGAGAAGATTTATCAGAAGATGTTGTTTATAACATCACAAAAGCGATCTTCGATAACGCTGAAGAAATTGCGAAAACACACGCAAAAGGGGAATTTATCAAAGCGGAAGATGCACTTCAAGGTTTAGGTGTGGAATTACACCCAGGTGCGAAAAAATACTTTGATGAAAAAGGAATTTCCCAATAAGAGGATTTCATGCATACGTAAGGAGGAGAATAGACCGAATAAGTCTTTCGGTCTATTCTTTTCTTGTGTGGAAATATATGCACGGATTATGGAAAAGAAGTGAATCAGATGATTAATAGAAAATTTTTTGTTTTTCTATTATTAAGTCTATTAGGGGGGATTATAATTTTTACTTGTATCCCCTTTCAAAAAGCGGTAATATTTGAAATGCCAAGCAACCATCAACTCCTCGCATATATTCCATTAGATGGTAAACAAACCTTTCAA
This window of the Bacillus sp. (in: firmicutes) genome carries:
- a CDS encoding TAXI family TRAP transporter solute-binding subunit; this encodes MKKRSFFLFTALIVALSMVLGACGTNDDSSNGGDVDFISIVTGGTGGTYYPLGGIFAKLISDETDIEANAVTSGASAENMATLKAGDAEIAFTQSDIATYAVEGKLMFEGNKVENVKAIGTLYPETIQIVTTKKSGIKSVEDLKGKVVSVGEAGSGTRANAEQILEVHGLTLDDLQVRNLDFGDSTTGIQDGTIDAAFITAGTPTGAVEGLAATEDIVIVPIAEDKINEIIEKYPYYAKDEVPAGTYGIEEAAPTVAVQAMLVVREDLSEDVVYNITKAIFDNAEEIAKTHAKGEFIKAEDALQGLGVELHPGAKKYFDEKGISQ